One genomic region from Paroceanicella profunda encodes:
- a CDS encoding DEAD/DEAH box helicase, which yields MTNDTFRAFGLAPSILSALDRAGMTTPTPIQAQAIAPQLEGRDILGIAQTGTGKTAAFALPILHQILDMPGRPSPKTTRALVLAPTRELAVQIEEAFRKFADGARLSTALVLGGVSRNSQIRRMARGVDVLVATPGRLTDLVGEGHIRLDETRFAVLDEADRMLDMGFVREVKKIHAALHPRRQSALFSATMPTDVAGLAEGFLRDPVRIAVAPQGETAGTITQSVEVMQHAEKRFRLAELVGSTDVSRVIVFARTKRGADRVAENLGKDGVPAEAIHGNKAQNARQRALDAFRSGRVKVLVATDIAARGIDVPGISHVVNYELPDEAESYVHRIGRTGRNGLDGIAITLCAPDEGDKLRAIEKLTRQQLAPEGFKSTPSTTARKGRGGGNPAKPHSARRAQQEGALTAKGPRAPSGKPAGVAAARRRPRRTGRSGAAA from the coding sequence TTGACCAACGATACCTTCCGGGCCTTCGGCCTGGCTCCGTCCATCCTGTCCGCTCTCGACCGGGCCGGCATGACCACCCCCACCCCCATCCAGGCGCAGGCGATCGCGCCGCAGCTCGAGGGCCGCGACATCCTGGGCATCGCCCAGACCGGCACCGGCAAGACTGCGGCCTTCGCGCTGCCCATCCTGCACCAGATCCTCGACATGCCGGGCCGGCCTTCGCCGAAGACCACCCGCGCCCTCGTGCTCGCCCCGACCCGCGAGCTCGCCGTGCAGATCGAGGAAGCCTTCCGCAAGTTCGCGGACGGCGCCCGCCTCTCCACCGCCCTCGTGCTCGGCGGCGTCTCGCGCAATTCGCAGATCCGGCGCATGGCGCGCGGTGTCGACGTGCTCGTCGCCACGCCGGGCCGCCTCACCGACCTGGTCGGCGAAGGCCATATCCGGCTCGACGAGACCCGCTTCGCGGTGCTCGACGAGGCGGACCGCATGCTCGACATGGGCTTCGTGCGCGAAGTGAAGAAGATCCACGCCGCCCTGCATCCGCGCCGCCAGTCGGCGCTGTTCTCGGCCACCATGCCGACCGATGTCGCCGGGCTGGCCGAAGGGTTCCTGCGTGATCCTGTCCGCATCGCCGTCGCCCCGCAGGGGGAGACCGCCGGCACCATCACCCAGAGCGTGGAAGTGATGCAGCACGCCGAGAAGCGCTTCCGGCTGGCCGAGCTGGTGGGCAGCACCGATGTCTCCCGCGTCATCGTCTTCGCCCGCACCAAGCGCGGCGCGGACCGGGTGGCCGAGAACCTGGGCAAGGACGGCGTTCCGGCCGAGGCCATCCACGGCAACAAGGCCCAGAACGCCCGCCAGCGCGCGCTCGACGCCTTCCGCTCCGGCCGGGTCAAAGTGCTCGTGGCCACCGACATCGCGGCCCGCGGCATCGATGTGCCGGGCATCAGCCATGTGGTGAACTACGAGCTGCCCGACGAGGCGGAGAGCTACGTGCACCGCATCGGCCGCACCGGGCGCAACGGGCTCGATGGCATCGCCATCACGCTCTGCGCTCCGGATGAGGGCGACAAGCTGCGCGCGATCGAGAAGCTGACCCGTCAGCAGCTCGCGCCCGAGGGCTTCAAGTCCACGCCTTCGACGACGGCCCGCAAGGGTCGCGGCGGCGGGAACCCGGCCAAGCCGCACTCCGCCCGCCGCGCCCAGCAGGAGGGTGCGCTCACCGCGAAGGGCCCGCGCGCCCCGTCCGGCAAGCCCGCCGGCGTTGCAGCGGCCCGCCGCCGCCCGCGCCGCACCGGCCGCTCCGGCGCCGCCGCCTGA
- a CDS encoding TetR/AcrR family transcriptional regulator codes for MTDQPHRGRDPDRRERILLATLDVIASHGVAGTTHRRVAAAAGVPLGSMTYHFDGMEALLLEAFTRLATEMHADYASLLDAARSPAEAAEAVVEVISGGRIATPRNMQLVCELWAYTGRIPVLRTVMQGWLGQSRAALGRHFDAHTVHALDALVEGLTLHNMVDPQPLSRADVRAIVARLTS; via the coding sequence GTGACCGACCAGCCGCACCGGGGCCGCGACCCGGACCGCCGCGAACGCATCCTTCTCGCCACGCTCGACGTGATCGCGAGCCACGGGGTGGCCGGCACCACCCACCGGCGCGTGGCGGCGGCGGCCGGGGTGCCGCTCGGCTCGATGACCTATCATTTCGACGGCATGGAAGCCCTGCTGCTGGAGGCCTTCACCCGGCTCGCCACCGAGATGCACGCCGATTACGCCAGCCTGCTGGACGCGGCGCGCAGCCCGGCGGAGGCGGCGGAAGCGGTGGTGGAGGTGATCTCCGGCGGGCGGATCGCCACGCCGCGCAACATGCAGCTGGTCTGCGAGCTCTGGGCCTACACGGGCCGCATCCCGGTGCTGCGCACGGTGATGCAGGGCTGGCTGGGCCAGAGCCGCGCCGCGCTGGGCCGGCATTTCGACGCCCACACGGTTCATGCGCTCGACGCCCTGGTGGAGGGGCTGACGCTGCACAACATGGTGGACCCGCAGCCGCTCTCGCGCGCCGATGTCCGCGCCATCGTGGCCCGGCTCACGTCCTGA
- a CDS encoding MFS transporter translates to MFSAIQRRRLALYVLFFLPGVQFSSWITRTPAIRDRLDASTAEMGLVIFGLSLGAMIGILSSAPLVLKFGTRPVVGAGMASVTLSIAVVALGAALASPLLVSVGLAFGGLGMGALDVAMNVEAADVEQRIGRPFLTGMHGCFSLGTVVGALAGIALSAIAFPVPWHLMAVFVLSVPPLLLAMRQVAPGLGRRVVLTELERSRAGPVPRSWRDPRLAIIGVVVLAMALAEGAANDWLPLLMVDGHGFGATAGSLVFAGFASAMTVGRFFGGPVIARYGRAAVARGSAVSGALGIALVIFGEGPVVVGAAVALWGLGASLGFPVALSAAGETARPGESPAARVGVVATAGYVAFLVGPPLLGFLGDSFGLRSAMIVVLALMGVAAILAPALGSGRVVAREPAPCGNAG, encoded by the coding sequence ATGTTTTCCGCCATTCAACGCCGCCGGCTTGCACTTTACGTGCTGTTCTTCCTGCCGGGGGTGCAGTTCTCCTCATGGATCACCCGCACGCCGGCGATCCGTGACCGGCTGGACGCCTCCACCGCCGAAATGGGGCTGGTGATTTTCGGCCTGTCGCTGGGGGCGATGATCGGCATCCTGTCCTCCGCGCCGCTGGTTCTGAAGTTCGGAACGCGGCCCGTGGTGGGCGCCGGCATGGCCTCGGTCACGCTCAGCATCGCGGTGGTGGCGCTGGGGGCGGCGCTGGCCTCGCCGCTGCTGGTCTCCGTCGGGCTGGCCTTCGGCGGGCTGGGCATGGGCGCGCTCGACGTGGCGATGAACGTGGAAGCCGCGGACGTGGAGCAGCGGATCGGCCGGCCCTTCCTGACCGGGATGCATGGCTGCTTCAGCCTCGGCACGGTGGTCGGCGCGCTGGCGGGCATCGCCCTCTCCGCCATCGCCTTCCCGGTGCCCTGGCACCTCATGGCGGTGTTCGTGCTCTCGGTTCCGCCGCTCCTTCTCGCGATGCGGCAGGTCGCGCCCGGCCTCGGCCGCCGGGTGGTGCTCACCGAGCTGGAGCGCAGCCGCGCCGGCCCGGTGCCGCGCAGCTGGCGCGACCCGCGCCTTGCCATCATCGGCGTGGTGGTGCTGGCGATGGCCCTGGCCGAGGGCGCCGCGAACGACTGGCTACCGCTCCTGATGGTCGACGGGCACGGCTTCGGCGCCACGGCCGGCTCGCTGGTCTTCGCCGGCTTTGCCAGCGCGATGACGGTGGGGCGCTTCTTCGGCGGCCCGGTGATCGCACGTTACGGCCGGGCAGCAGTGGCGCGGGGCAGCGCCGTGTCCGGTGCGCTCGGCATCGCGCTGGTGATCTTCGGCGAGGGGCCGGTGGTCGTCGGGGCCGCGGTGGCGCTCTGGGGACTGGGCGCCTCGCTCGGCTTCCCCGTGGCGCTCTCGGCGGCGGGCGAGACCGCACGGCCCGGCGAGAGCCCGGCGGCCCGGGTGGGCGTGGTGGCAACGGCCGGCTACGTGGCCTTCCTCGTCGGCCCGCCGCTGCTGGGCTTTCTGGGAGACTCCTTCGGGCTGCGCAGCGCGATGATCGTGGTCCTCGCCCTGATGGGCGTCGCCGCCATCCTGGCCCCCGCGCTCGGCAGCGGCCGCGTCGTGGCGCGGGAGCCGGCGCCCTGCGGCAACGCCGGGTGA
- a CDS encoding GIY-YIG nuclease family protein, whose protein sequence is MFNIWQRKKSGTRERLCILHAGQHKTGSTTLQNFLTQNANRLQRDGVLYPKAGRSLARTQHVDLLRLIAGQPLFSSGDGLIEAFDEEIAHTDHEVLLLSSEFLCSPLYFRPNRLVQDFLTARGYRLHGVMYLRDQPEYLNSAYAERVKMGREHRPFAEFAEGVLTGTISGAGTAMEFHRLRRPEVTDWGTQTFRPYSRAVRRNGVEADFMETLLGILAETGHAPGLTAERVAGFAPAERANISTGPLHIAIGRRVAASLAPRFDHRTLVRVTEGVYTVIHEMLLREGISERSYTGLTPEIYARIRAHYAHRNRGVGREFWERSWARVFPALPATRLVTNDLDLDSPRGPAGRQEKKVNRLFRLVMPEIEASVAAALAALPPEPASQD, encoded by the coding sequence ATGTTCAATATCTGGCAACGGAAGAAATCCGGCACGCGGGAGCGGCTGTGCATCCTGCACGCAGGCCAGCACAAGACCGGCTCGACCACGCTGCAGAACTTCCTTACCCAGAACGCGAACCGCCTGCAGCGCGACGGCGTGCTCTACCCCAAGGCCGGGCGCAGCCTCGCGCGCACCCAGCACGTGGACCTGCTGCGGCTGATCGCCGGGCAGCCGCTGTTCTCCTCCGGCGACGGGCTCATCGAGGCCTTCGACGAGGAGATCGCGCACACCGATCACGAGGTGCTGCTGCTCTCCTCGGAATTTCTGTGCAGCCCGCTCTACTTCCGGCCCAACCGGCTGGTGCAGGACTTCCTCACCGCGCGCGGCTACCGGCTGCACGGAGTGATGTACCTGCGCGACCAGCCGGAGTACCTGAATTCCGCCTATGCGGAGCGGGTGAAGATGGGCCGCGAGCACCGGCCCTTCGCGGAGTTCGCCGAGGGCGTGCTGACCGGCACCATCTCCGGCGCGGGCACCGCGATGGAATTCCACCGGCTGCGCCGCCCGGAGGTGACCGACTGGGGCACCCAGACCTTCCGCCCCTACAGCCGCGCCGTGCGCCGCAACGGGGTGGAGGCCGATTTCATGGAAACCCTGCTCGGCATCCTGGCCGAGACCGGCCATGCGCCCGGGCTCACCGCGGAGCGGGTGGCCGGTTTCGCTCCTGCCGAGCGCGCCAACATCTCCACCGGGCCGCTGCACATCGCCATCGGCCGGAGGGTGGCCGCCAGCCTCGCGCCGCGCTTCGATCATCGCACGCTGGTGCGGGTCACCGAGGGCGTCTACACCGTGATCCACGAGATGCTGCTGCGCGAGGGCATCTCCGAGCGCTCCTACACCGGGCTGACCCCGGAGATCTACGCCCGCATCCGCGCCCATTACGCCCACCGCAACCGCGGCGTGGGCCGCGAGTTCTGGGAGCGCTCCTGGGCACGGGTGTTCCCCGCGCTGCCCGCGACACGGTTGGTGACCAACGATCTCGACCTCGACAGCCCCCGCGGCCCCGCCGGCCGGCAGGAGAAGAAGGTGAACCGCCTGTTCCGGCTGGTGATGCCCGAGATTGAGGCCAGCGTCGCCGCCGCCCTCGCCGCCCTCCCGCCGGAACCCGCCAGCCAGGACTGA
- the argF gene encoding ornithine carbamoyltransferase, protein MTRHFLDLHKVEAQTLREILADAQAMKNARAGLPRGTKDSEQPLAGRAVALVFEKPSTRTRISFDVGIRQMGGETLVLSGSEMQLGHGETIADTARVLSRYVDAIMIRTFEESTLLEMAEHATIPVINGLTNRTHPCQIMADVMTYEEHRGPIAGRKVVWAGDGNNVCASFLHAAGQFGFDFTFTGPPTLDPEREIVDWARSHGVKVEIERDAAKAVEGADLIVTDTWISMHDPQSARERRHNQLRPYRVDERLMSLAGPDALFMHCLPAHREEEATGAVMDGPHSVIFDEAENRLHAQKGILRWCLGV, encoded by the coding sequence ATGACCCGGCATTTCCTCGACCTGCACAAGGTGGAAGCCCAGACCCTGCGCGAGATCCTCGCGGACGCGCAGGCGATGAAGAACGCCCGCGCGGGCCTGCCGCGCGGCACGAAGGATTCCGAGCAGCCCCTGGCCGGGCGCGCGGTGGCGCTGGTGTTCGAGAAACCCTCGACGCGCACGCGCATCTCCTTCGACGTGGGCATCCGCCAGATGGGCGGCGAGACCCTGGTGCTCTCCGGCTCGGAGATGCAGCTGGGCCATGGCGAGACCATCGCCGACACGGCGCGCGTGCTCTCGCGCTACGTGGACGCGATCATGATCCGCACCTTCGAGGAGAGCACCCTCCTCGAGATGGCGGAGCATGCGACGATCCCGGTGATCAACGGGCTCACCAACCGCACCCATCCCTGCCAGATCATGGCCGACGTGATGACCTATGAGGAGCACCGCGGGCCCATCGCCGGGCGCAAGGTGGTCTGGGCGGGCGACGGCAACAACGTCTGCGCGAGCTTCCTGCACGCGGCCGGCCAGTTCGGCTTCGACTTCACCTTCACCGGCCCGCCGACGCTGGACCCGGAGCGCGAGATCGTCGACTGGGCCCGCTCGCACGGGGTGAAGGTGGAGATCGAGCGCGACGCGGCGAAGGCCGTGGAGGGCGCCGACCTCATCGTGACCGACACCTGGATCTCGATGCATGACCCGCAGAGCGCGCGCGAGCGACGCCACAACCAGCTCCGCCCCTACCGGGTGGACGAGCGGCTGATGAGCCTCGCCGGGCCCGACGCGCTGTTCATGCACTGCCTGCCCGCCCACCGTGAGGAGGAGGCGACCGGCGCCGTGATGGACGGCCCGCATTCGGTGATCTTCGACGAGGCGGAGAACCGCCTGCACGCCCAGAAGGGCATCCTGCGCTGGTGCCTCGGCGTCTGA